The Bacillota bacterium DNA window CACTTTTTGAAATGCCGTTAAACGAATTAAAGCAATATATGGGTACAAATCCCTGTCCTGCTGATTTTGATGAATATTGGGAAAGAGCCCTTGGTGAAATGAATGCCTTGGATCCGGAGGTAGAACTAATCCCTGCACAATTCCAGGTTCCTTTTGCAGAGTGCTTTGACCTTTATTTTACGGGTGTTAAGGGAGCAAGAATTCATGCCAAATATCTCAGACCTAAAAACACCGCAGGAAAACACCCTGCAATACTTCAGTTCCATGGATATACGGGATACTGCGGAGATTGGCAAAGTAAACTGGGTTATGTTGCGGCAGGTTTTTCTGTTGCAGCCCTGGATTGCAGGGGACAAGGGGGATTATCCGAAGATGTAGGCGGAGTAAAGGGGAACACACATCACGGCCATATTATAAGAGGGTTGGATGATCCGGACCCTGATAATCTACTCTTCAGGCAAATCTATCTTGATACCGCTCAATTGGCCAAAATTGTAATGTCTTTCCCTGAGGTTGACGAAAACAGGGTTGGTGCTATGGGGGGATCCCAGGGAGGAGGGCT harbors:
- a CDS encoding acetylxylan esterase; this encodes MAALFEMPLNELKQYMGTNPCPADFDEYWERALGEMNALDPEVELIPAQFQVPFAECFDLYFTGVKGARIHAKYLRPKNTAGKHPAILQFHGYTGYCGDWQSKLGYVAAGFSVAALDCRGQGGLSEDVGGVKGNTHHGHIIRGLDDPDPDNLLFRQIYLDTAQLAKIVMSFPEVDENRVGAMGGSQGGGLTLACSALEPRIKRLAPVFPFLCDYKRVWDMDLAKDAYAEIKTYFRLFDPRHEREDEIFTKLGYIDVQFLAKRIQGEVLMGTGLQDTICPPSTQFAAYNKIKSKKRMVIYPDFGHEGLPGFDDMVYSFMIGL